In the genome of Vicia villosa cultivar HV-30 ecotype Madison, WI linkage group LG7, Vvil1.0, whole genome shotgun sequence, one region contains:
- the LOC131618844 gene encoding uncharacterized mitochondrial protein AtMg00810-like, which translates to MKKQGYIQGQADHTLFTKFSHDGKLAALIVYVDDIVLTGDDTVEMTRVKEKLAVDFEIKDLGSMRYFLGMEVARSKNGIVVSQQKYILDLLKETGMSGCRPADTPMDPNVKLWGEGSVPVDTGRYQRLVGKLIYLSHTRPDIAFSVSVVSQFMYSLYEEHLEAVYRILRYLKGKPGKGLHFKKTSERNVSIFTDADWAGSVTDRRSTSGYCTYV; encoded by the coding sequence ATGAAGAAACAAGGGTACATTCAAGGACAGGCTGATCACACCTTATTCACAAAGTTCTCCCATGATGGGAAATTGGCTGCCCTGattgtatatgttgatgatattgtcctTACTGGAGATGATACAGTTGAAATGACAAGAGTAAAAGAGAAATTAGCAGTAGACTTTGAAATAAAGGACTTAGGATCCATGCGATATTTTCTTGGTATGGAGGTTGCTCGGTCAAAGAATGGTATTGTGGTTTCACAGCAGAAATACATTCTAGACTTATTGAAAGAAACAGGAATGAGTGGATGTCGTCCTGCAGATACCCCTATGGATCCTAATGTTAAACTTTGGGGAGAAGGTAGTGTTCCTGTTGACACTGGAAGATATCAGAGATTGGTTGGAAAACTGATTTATTTGTCACACACCCGACCTGATATTGCTTTCTCAGTTAGTGTAGTAAGTCAATTTATGTATTCTCTTTACGAGGAACATCTTGAGGCAGTCTACAGGATACTGAGATATTTGAAGGGAAAGCCTGGTAAAGGCTTACATTTTAAGAAAACTAGTGAAAGAAATGTGTCTATCTTCACGGATGCTGATTGGGCAGGCTCAGTCACAGATAGAAGATCAACCTCTGGATATTGTACTTATGTTTGA